Proteins found in one Sorghum bicolor cultivar BTx623 chromosome 1, Sorghum_bicolor_NCBIv3, whole genome shotgun sequence genomic segment:
- the LOC8081846 gene encoding uncharacterized protein LOC8081846, with product MLGLRGLPAAPPAAAAPPKGRCSAAAPPPAMTGRLSLAVPAAVSLSLVLWSSPVNAGILSGFSGLESTPGPDLPRLEFLEKWNAENQKKYAEFDNRFKKSKVLQDLLEKSKKNKEKNERMIQDKYCLRGAEWGVGDCSTEGMTDQEREDFISELKKRTGAE from the exons ATGCTCGGCCTCCGCGGCCTCCCCGCCGCGCCACCGGCCGCCGCAGCACCGCCGAAGGGGCGAtgcagcgccgccgccccgcCACCAGCGATGACAGGCCGGCTGTCGCTGGCTGTCCCGGCGGCTGTCTCGCTCTCGCTCGTCCTCTGGTCCAGTCCAG TGAACGCCGGCATCCTGTCCGGCTTCTCGGGGCTGGAGTCGACTCCAGGCCCCGACCTCCCCCGGCTCGAGTTCCTGGAGAAATGGAATG CGGAGAACCAGAAGAAGTACGCCGAGTTCGATAACAGGTTCAAGAAGTCCAAGGTGCTGCAGGACCTGCTCGagaagtccaagaagaacaaagagaa GAATGAGAGGATGATCCAGGACAAGTACTGCCTGCGGGGCGCCGAGTGGGGCGTCGGGGACTGCTCCACGGAGGGCATGACCGACCAGGAGAGGGAGGACTTCATTTCGGAGCTCAAGAAGAGAACCGGAGCAGAATAG
- the LOC8054215 gene encoding uncharacterized protein At5g39570: protein MASYDGDEDSGRRRPSQHHPSGGGSGDLASSAKLVAEAARLALQDHNLEKVDKGRVAGAAADLLHAASQYGKLEGKPVGGYLEKAEEYLHQYGRKDGAGGKHQGVGESKYGKKPGGGHGGGRYEEEEEEEGYKKKPSGGRYEEDEYKKKPGGGGRYEEEDGYKKKPSSGGYGGGKYEDEDDYRKKPSSGGYGGGRYEDEDDYKKKPTSGGYGGGRYEQEDDYKKKPTSGGYGGGRYEQQDEYKRPPSGGGSSYGGGRYEEDDEYRKKPSGSYGGGRYEDEDDYRKKPSAGHGGGRYEEDDEYKKPSGGGYGYGASSGGGHGGRYEEEDYKKKPSGHSGGCYEEEEGYKKASGHSGGKYGKEEDDKKKKHGEDESEGGGIGDYLKLAQGFMKKQDGEGESGGGMGDYLKLAEGFLKKR from the coding sequence ATGGCCTCCTACGACGGCGACGAGGACTCCGGCCGCCGCCGACCTTCCCAGCACCACCCATCCGGCGGGGGCAGCGGCGACCTTGCCTCGAGCGCGAAGCTCGTGGCGGAGGCGGCCAGGCTGGCGCTCCAGGACCACAACCTGGAGAAGGTGGACAAGGGCCGCGTCGCCGGCGCGGCGGCCGACCTGCTCCACGCCGCCTCCCAGTACGGCAAGCTCGAGGGAAAGCCCGTCGGCGGGTACCTCGAGAAGGCCGAGGAGTATCTCCACCAGTACGGCCGCAAGGACGGGGCTGGCGGTAAGCATCAGGGGGTGGGTGAAAGCAAGTACGGTAAGAAGCCCGGCGGTGGCCATGGAGGGGGGAGGtatgaggaggaagaggaggaggaggggtacAAGAAGAAGCCTAGTGGCGGGAGGTATGAGGAGGACGAATACAAGAAGAAGCCTGGTGGTGGTGGAAGGTATGAGGAAGAAGATGGCTACAAGAAGAAGCCAAGCAGCGGTGGCTATGGAGGAGGAAAGTACGAGGATGAAGATGACTACAGGAAGAAGCCAAGCAGTGGTGGCTATGGTGGGGGAAGGTACGAGGATGAAGACGATTACAAGAAGAAGCCCACAAGTGGTGGCTATGGTGGGGGGAGATATGAGCAAGAAGATGATTACAAGAAGAAGCCTACAAGTGGCGGCTATGGTGGCGGGAGGTATGAGCAGCAGGATGAATATAAGAGGCCTCCTAGCGGTGGTGGCAGTAGCTATGGGGGAGGCAGgtatgaagaagatgatgagTATAGGAAGAAGCCGAGTGGGAGCTATGGTGGAGGAAGGTATGAGGACGAAGATGATTATAGGAAGAAACCTAGTGCTGGTCATGGTGGAGGGAGGTATGAGGAAGATGATGAGTACAAGAAGCCCAGTGGTGGCGGATATGGTTATGGGGCTTCCAGTGGTGgaggccatggaggaaggtacGAAGAAGAGGACTACAAGAAGAAGCCTAGTGGACACTCAGGGGGATGCTATGAGGAAGAGGAGGGGTACAAGAAGGCTAGTGGTCATAGTGGAGGGAAGTATGGCAAGGAggaagatgacaagaagaagaagcatgGTGAGGATGAGTCAGAGGGTGGCGGTATTGGTGATTACCTGAAGTTGGCACAGGGTTTCATGAAGAAACAGGATGGGGAAGGGGAGAGTGGGGGCGGCATGGGAGACTACTTAAAGCTTGCTGAAGGTTTCTTGAAGAAGCGCTGA